CAAGTTGCTGACCCTCGATTTGCACGAAGGGCGCAACACCGCGCTGGTGGTGCTGCGCGGCACGGTGCAGATCAATGGCGGCGAACTGGCGCGCGAAGGGCAATTGGCGTTGTTCGAGCGCGACGGCCAGCAACTGAGCCTGGAAGCGAACAACGACGCGGTGGTGTTGCTGCTCAGCGGCGAGCCGATTGACGAGCCGATTGTCGGTCACGGGCCGTTCGTGATGAACAGCGAAGCGGAAATCCACCAGGCGTTCGCCGATTTCCATTCCGGCCGATTCGGCCGTATGAGCCACTAAACCCGGCCACCCGCAAAATCCCCTGTGGGAGCAAGCTCGCTCGCGATAGCGGTCTGACATTCACTGCAGAGGTGTCTGTCCTACCCTCATCGCGAGCAAGCTCACTCCCACAGTGGCCAGGGTTGTTCTCAGGTAATCAAATCCTCCTACACTGTGCGCAATGTGCGATCTTCGCGTCATTGGCCTTTGCTGGAGTTGCTTGATGCTGTCACTGCTCACCGCTCATCCTTTGTTGGCCGCGCTGATCCTGATCCTCATCGATCTGGGGTTGTGGCGCTTGATCAGCAGTAACGGCAGCAATTGGAAACTGCTGGTGCGGCTGGTGATCTTCGCGCTGTTCAGCGTCGTGCTGTTCAACGAAGGCCTGAACCCGCTGGAACCGGCGCCGTGGGCCGACAACGTGCCGCTGCACCTGGCCGCCACCGGGTTGCAGATTGGCTGGTGGCTGTTCGGCGCGCGGACCCTGACCGTGCTGCTCGGCGCGGTGATGATGCAGCGAGTCGGGCACACCGGGCGGCTGCTCCAGGACTTGCTCGGCGCGGTGATTTTCCTCATCGCGATCATCGCGGCCATGGCTTACGTGCTCGACCTGCCGGTCAAAGGCGTGCTCGCGACATCCGGCGCGGTGGCGATCATTGTCGGCCTGGCGCTGCAAAGCACCCTCAGCGACGTGTTCTCCGGCATCGTCCTCAACACCACCAAGCCCTACCAAATCGATGACTGGATTTCCATCGACGGCACCGAGGGCCGGGTCACCGACATCGACTGGCGCGCCACGCGCATGCAAACCGCGCAGGGCAGCCTCGCGGTGATTCCCAATTCGCTGGCGGCAAAAGCCAAAATCATCAACTTCAGCCGCCCGAGCGACATGTTCGGCGTCTCCATCAGCCTGCAACTGAGCCCCCACGCGCGGCCCAACACCGTGGTCGAAGCGCTGGAACGGGCGATGCAGGGCTGTCGTTTTCTGCTGGATCGGCCGGCGCCGAGTGTCGCGCTGAAAACCGCTACCAGCAGTGGCATGGAGTACGAAATCAGCGGATTTGTCGCCTCGATGGAGCAGAAACGCGCGGTGCGTAATCAGCTGTTTGACCTGGCGTACCGGCACTTGCAGGCGTCCGGGATCAATCTGCTGTCGAGCGTCGAGCCGGCCATACCGAGCAATTTCTCGCGGCCACGGGCATTGCTGGAAAGCTCGGCAATTTTCTCGACCCTGCGCGAGGAAGAGAAAGACACCTTCAGCCAGAACATGACCCTGCAAACCTTCCGCGCCGGCGAGACGATACTGGCGGCGGCGGAGGTCAGCGATCATTTGTTCATCATCGAATCCGGCGTGGTCACAGTGACGTTGACCCGCCACGGCACGCCATTCGAGTCCGGGCGCATGGGGCCGGGCGAGGTGATCGGCGAGGCCGGGATTCTGTCCGATACCTCGGTGCCTGCCGAATTCACCGCGAAGACATTCTGCGCGCTGTACCGCATCGAGAAGAGCTACCTCAAGCCGTGCCTGGACGCGCGCCACGACATCAACGACGCGATGAAAGCCTTGCTCGATTTCCGTTTGCACAAGGCCAAGGCGTTGACCGAGGACGAGCCGGTGGTGGTGCCGAAAAAGGGCTTTTTGCAGTGGCTGCGTAATCGTGCGTGAGCAGGTTGGCGGTTTGGGCGATTGGGCGGATGGCCGCTGTCTGGCCTAGGGGTTTTCCGGGATATTGGCTATTTGTTCGCGGCTTGCGCGGGATTAACTTAGCTCCACACCCACTTGTGACGGAGCCCCACCATGACACCGCGTATCGATTTCTACACCGCTTCGCCAGACGCGCTCAAAGCCATGATCGCTTTGGAAACTGCGGTATCGAAACTGCCGCTGGAAAAGAACCTGATCGAACTGGTCAAGCTGCGCACTTCTCAAATCAACGGCTGCGCGTTCTGCCTCGACATGCACAGCGCCGATGCGCGCAAGGGCGGCGAAGACGAGCGGCGCCTGTACACGTTGTCGGCGTGGCGCGAAACGCCATTTTTCACCCCGCGTGAGCGTGCAGCG
The window above is part of the Pseudomonas prosekii genome. Proteins encoded here:
- a CDS encoding carboxymuconolactone decarboxylase family protein is translated as MTPRIDFYTASPDALKAMIALETAVSKLPLEKNLIELVKLRTSQINGCAFCLDMHSADARKGGEDERRLYTLSAWRETPFFTPRERAALAWTESLTLLSQTHAPDEDYEVAIAEFSPKELVDLTVAITTINAWNRLAVGFRKMPQA
- a CDS encoding mechanosensitive ion channel family protein; the protein is MLSLLTAHPLLAALILILIDLGLWRLISSNGSNWKLLVRLVIFALFSVVLFNEGLNPLEPAPWADNVPLHLAATGLQIGWWLFGARTLTVLLGAVMMQRVGHTGRLLQDLLGAVIFLIAIIAAMAYVLDLPVKGVLATSGAVAIIVGLALQSTLSDVFSGIVLNTTKPYQIDDWISIDGTEGRVTDIDWRATRMQTAQGSLAVIPNSLAAKAKIINFSRPSDMFGVSISLQLSPHARPNTVVEALERAMQGCRFLLDRPAPSVALKTATSSGMEYEISGFVASMEQKRAVRNQLFDLAYRHLQASGINLLSSVEPAIPSNFSRPRALLESSAIFSTLREEEKDTFSQNMTLQTFRAGETILAAAEVSDHLFIIESGVVTVTLTRHGTPFESGRMGPGEVIGEAGILSDTSVPAEFTAKTFCALYRIEKSYLKPCLDARHDINDAMKALLDFRLHKAKALTEDEPVVVPKKGFLQWLRNRA